Proteins encoded by one window of Acetivibrio thermocellus ATCC 27405:
- a CDS encoding AbfB domain-containing protein — protein MKHKGIVLKLTKSKAIISTNDFQCYYIKRSPTIYVGKEVEFTNKDIVTKKSVLIKPALSVACFILLIACVLSLSKIINNISPKVFAYISVDINPSFEIEIDDMGNVLNLLPLNDDAKVIADKLEIDKINVSNAIDIIINEAIKSNVINENEKDFILVSSTLNIKKEENSQQYQSEKEKLDIIINSLKDSIEKSGKADVYIVQADVNEREAARSKGISTGRYVLYNKYKDLENDLSLEDAKDADVNVLIKSMLDVASEERNPEESPKMTPTPTPTHTATHTPTDAPTPKPANTPTSTPAAKPSPKTASNSASTSTPAPKPTSTPTPTLMPTPTPTPTPADKIAYGQFMKFESSNYRGYYIRVKSFSGRIDPYVNPVEDSMFKIVPGLADPSCISFESKTYPGYYLKHENFRVILKKYEDTDLFREDATFRVVPGWADENMISFQSYNYPYRYIRHRDFELYIENIKTDLDRKDATFIGIKVD, from the coding sequence ATGAAACACAAAGGCATTGTATTAAAGCTGACAAAAAGCAAAGCCATAATAAGTACCAATGATTTTCAATGCTACTATATCAAAAGAAGCCCTACAATTTATGTAGGAAAGGAAGTTGAATTTACAAATAAAGATATTGTGACAAAGAAGTCTGTTTTAATAAAACCGGCTTTAAGCGTTGCCTGTTTTATATTGTTGATAGCTTGTGTTTTAAGCCTTTCAAAAATAATCAATAATATTAGCCCTAAAGTTTTTGCCTATATCAGCGTTGATATAAATCCCAGCTTTGAAATTGAAATCGATGACATGGGAAATGTTTTGAATTTGCTTCCGTTAAATGATGATGCAAAGGTTATTGCCGATAAATTGGAAATTGATAAAATCAACGTTTCCAATGCCATTGATATTATAATAAATGAAGCAATAAAAAGCAATGTTATAAATGAAAATGAAAAGGACTTTATATTAGTTTCAAGCACCCTGAATATTAAAAAAGAGGAGAACAGCCAACAGTATCAGAGTGAAAAAGAAAAACTTGATATTATCATAAATTCCCTGAAAGACAGCATAGAAAAAAGCGGAAAAGCGGATGTTTACATTGTCCAGGCTGACGTGAATGAAAGGGAAGCCGCACGAAGTAAAGGAATATCTACAGGAAGATACGTTTTATATAACAAGTATAAAGATCTGGAAAACGATCTGTCTTTGGAAGATGCCAAAGATGCTGATGTCAATGTGTTAATAAAAAGTATGTTGGATGTGGCATCAGAAGAAAGAAATCCGGAAGAATCACCAAAAATGACCCCAACTCCAACACCGACACATACAGCAACACATACACCGACAGATGCACCAACGCCGAAACCGGCAAATACACCAACATCAACACCGGCAGCAAAACCTTCACCAAAAACGGCATCGAACTCAGCCTCGACATCAACACCTGCCCCGAAACCTACATCAACACCGACACCAACATTGATGCCAACACCTACTCCAACACCGACACCTGCTGATAAAATCGCATATGGTCAGTTTATGAAATTTGAATCCAGCAACTACCGCGGATATTATATACGGGTTAAATCGTTTTCCGGCCGTATCGACCCATATGTGAATCCTGTGGAAGATTCCATGTTCAAGATAGTTCCCGGTCTTGCAGACCCAAGCTGTATTTCTTTCGAGTCGAAGACTTATCCGGGATATTACCTCAAACATGAAAACTTCAGAGTTATTCTTAAAAAATATGAAGATACCGATTTATTCAGAGAAGATGCAACTTTCAGAGTTGTACCGGGTTGGGCGGATGAAAACATGATTTCTTTCCAGTCATATAATTATCCTTACAGATATATCAGGCACAGGGATTTTGAGCTTTACATAGAAAACATAAAAACCGATCTTGACAGAAAGGATGCAACATTTATAGGGATTAAAGTTGATTAG
- a CDS encoding sigma-70 family RNA polymerase sigma factor, with protein MLFVSAIIDYAGETATHIVEKIKNGDKHLKEKFIKDYIPFILNIVSSFYSSKTGDLKSSDEYSIGLMAFNEAIEKFDVNKSKSFLKFAEMVIKKRMIDYFRKTSSIGRKEIPFSYFNSNNETEFRKKINNLDIEEEFNSYEFICELRDFSKKLESFGLSINNLPDYMPKHKDSREMCINIAKKIVENKSIFDKLKTKKYIQMKELSKIIDVHPKTVERNRAFIICLCILFDNDYGNFKSYLNKIF; from the coding sequence ATGCTATTTGTTTCTGCTATTATAGATTATGCCGGTGAAACAGCAACTCACATTGTTGAAAAAATCAAAAACGGGGACAAGCATTTAAAAGAAAAGTTCATTAAAGATTATATCCCGTTTATATTAAATATTGTTTCAAGCTTCTACTCTTCAAAAACAGGAGATCTAAAAAGCAGCGATGAATATAGTATTGGCTTGATGGCCTTTAATGAGGCTATCGAAAAATTTGATGTTAATAAAAGCAAAAGTTTTCTCAAATTTGCAGAAATGGTTATAAAAAAGCGAATGATAGACTATTTTAGAAAAACATCCTCAATCGGCAGAAAAGAAATCCCTTTTTCCTATTTTAACAGCAATAACGAAACTGAATTTAGAAAAAAAATAAATAACCTTGACATCGAAGAGGAATTTAACAGTTATGAATTTATTTGCGAATTAAGGGACTTTTCCAAAAAACTTGAAAGCTTTGGACTTAGCATAAACAATTTGCCTGATTACATGCCCAAACACAAAGACTCAAGAGAAATGTGCATAAACATAGCCAAAAAAATAGTTGAAAACAAGAGTATTTTTGACAAATTAAAGACAAAAAAGTACATACAGATGAAAGAGCTTTCCAAAATAATTGATGTTCATCCAAAGACCGTTGAAAGAAACAGGGCTTTTATCATATGTTTATGTATATTATTTGATAATGATTATGGAAACTTTAAATCGTATTTAAATAAAATATTTTAA
- a CDS encoding serpin family protein, which translates to MKRTACAVLCIFVLTFLFSGCSREKKVFDELKLDTELEKKNTEFCFDIFSKLNEEDYNKNIFISPLSISTVLSMTVQGAGTTTKDGMLKALKYDGMDLDKINESYRYILDYLSKTDKTIELEINNSIWIREGKQIKKDFIDINKDVYNAYVTELDFSSPNAADRINKWISDSTKKKITDIIDSPIPENTAMFLINAIYFKGDWAEKFKKQDTFTAKFQSGNGQTKEVMMMERKDTIEYGAKEDFKVVRLPYGKGTTSMYCVLPAKDVSINDFIKTLDVNKWEEIKNSISKAENVTLNIPRFKIAYGTKELRDCLIAMGMEEAFTERADFSGISEGLLFIDSVIHKAIIEVNEDGSTAAGSTVVRMIDGAAIGEPLSFIADRPFLFFITEDVTGTILFMGKLYDCEKY; encoded by the coding sequence ATGAAAAGAACAGCTTGCGCAGTTTTATGCATATTTGTTTTAACATTTTTATTTTCCGGGTGTTCAAGGGAAAAAAAGGTTTTTGACGAATTAAAACTTGACACCGAACTTGAAAAGAAAAATACAGAATTTTGCTTTGACATATTCTCAAAGCTGAACGAAGAGGACTATAATAAAAACATTTTTATTTCTCCCTTGAGTATTTCAACCGTACTCTCCATGACCGTGCAAGGTGCCGGAACCACAACAAAAGACGGTATGCTGAAAGCTTTGAAATATGACGGTATGGATCTCGATAAAATTAACGAATCCTACAGATATATACTCGACTATTTAAGCAAAACTGATAAAACAATTGAACTTGAGATTAATAATTCCATCTGGATAAGGGAAGGAAAGCAAATCAAAAAAGATTTTATTGACATTAACAAAGATGTATACAATGCATACGTTACCGAGCTTGACTTTTCAAGCCCAAATGCAGCAGACAGGATTAACAAATGGATTTCCGACTCAACGAAGAAAAAAATCACAGACATAATTGATTCACCAATACCTGAAAATACTGCAATGTTTCTTATAAACGCCATTTACTTCAAGGGAGACTGGGCGGAAAAGTTTAAAAAACAAGATACGTTCACCGCCAAGTTCCAATCGGGCAACGGCCAAACAAAAGAAGTTATGATGATGGAAAGAAAAGATACAATAGAATACGGAGCCAAAGAGGATTTCAAGGTTGTAAGGCTTCCTTACGGAAAAGGCACAACATCAATGTATTGTGTTTTGCCTGCCAAAGACGTTTCAATAAATGATTTCATAAAAACCCTTGATGTCAATAAATGGGAAGAGATAAAAAACAGTATTTCTAAAGCTGAAAACGTAACCTTAAATATTCCAAGGTTTAAAATAGCTTATGGAACTAAAGAATTAAGAGACTGTCTTATTGCCATGGGAATGGAAGAAGCATTCACCGAGCGGGCTGATTTTTCCGGAATAAGTGAGGGCCTTCTCTTCATAGACAGTGTAATTCATAAAGCAATAATTGAGGTTAATGAGGATGGAAGCACGGCGGCAGGCAGTACAGTGGTCAGAATGATAGATGGTGCTGCAATAGGAGAACCGCTTTCTTTCATTGCAGACAGACCGTTTCTGTTTTTCATAACCGAAGATGTTACAGGTACTATACTATTTATGGGCAAATTGTATGATTGTGAAAAATATTAA
- a CDS encoding DUF362 domain-containing protein: MKSKVAIVRTKPSTVLEDYHRLMNLAEYQNYISKDVDTALKINISWHFFYPGSSTTPWQLEGVIRALKRDGYNPELIHGCHNRTVVIDAHLGERENKQINVIKAHNLRNIHLYEGEEWIDIREAVGDLTKKFLCLNEVYPKGFSIPKRFIGENIIHLPTVKTHVFTTTTGAMKNAFGGLLNEKRHWTHPVIHETLVDLLMIQKKIHKGIFAVMDGTFAGDGPGPRCMVPHVKNVLLASADQVAIDAVAAKLMGFDPLKDCKYIRLAHDAGLGCGDVRQIEIVGDVDALNENWNFVGPYKKMTFASKCQHLIYWGPLKKPVEWTLKTILAPWSYIASVVYHDMYWYPKNYGRVEEILNSDWGRLFANWEQLQLPADDLSVPGWEHVGDKPLKLDKETSKMIRKAFRVLGTAIREAPEFSAKKSKKACK, translated from the coding sequence ATGAAGTCAAAGGTAGCAATTGTCAGAACCAAACCGTCCACGGTACTTGAAGATTATCATAGACTGATGAATCTTGCCGAATATCAAAACTATATTTCCAAAGACGTTGACACTGCACTTAAAATAAATATAAGCTGGCATTTTTTCTACCCGGGAAGTTCAACAACGCCCTGGCAGCTGGAAGGTGTTATCCGGGCTTTAAAACGTGACGGATATAATCCTGAGCTTATTCACGGCTGCCACAACAGAACGGTGGTAATTGACGCTCACCTGGGAGAGCGGGAAAACAAACAGATTAATGTTATAAAAGCCCACAATCTTCGAAACATTCATCTCTACGAAGGCGAGGAATGGATTGACATAAGGGAGGCAGTGGGAGATCTTACAAAAAAATTTTTGTGTCTGAACGAAGTTTATCCGAAAGGATTTTCCATACCCAAAAGGTTTATTGGTGAAAACATTATACATCTTCCCACTGTGAAAACCCACGTATTTACCACCACTACCGGAGCAATGAAAAACGCTTTCGGCGGACTTTTAAATGAAAAAAGGCATTGGACTCACCCGGTGATTCATGAAACTTTGGTGGATCTGCTTATGATACAAAAAAAGATCCACAAAGGGATTTTTGCAGTTATGGACGGAACTTTTGCAGGAGACGGACCGGGTCCCCGCTGTATGGTTCCCCATGTAAAAAACGTGCTTTTGGCTTCGGCGGATCAGGTAGCTATCGATGCCGTGGCGGCAAAACTGATGGGTTTCGACCCGCTAAAGGACTGTAAATACATCCGTTTAGCCCATGATGCAGGCCTTGGCTGTGGCGACGTAAGACAAATCGAAATTGTCGGAGATGTTGACGCCTTGAATGAAAACTGGAATTTTGTCGGCCCCTATAAAAAAATGACCTTTGCAAGCAAATGCCAGCACCTGATTTACTGGGGACCTTTGAAAAAGCCGGTGGAATGGACATTAAAAACAATCCTGGCCCCCTGGTCCTACATTGCCAGTGTTGTTTATCATGATATGTACTGGTATCCGAAAAACTATGGCAGGGTCGAGGAAATTCTAAATTCGGACTGGGGACGGTTGTTTGCAAACTGGGAGCAGCTTCAGCTGCCTGCGGATGACCTGTCGGTTCCGGGCTGGGAGCACGTCGGAGACAAACCGCTAAAACTTGACAAAGAAACAAGTAAAATGATACGCAAAGCTTTCAGAGTTCTTGGAACCGCAATCAGGGAAGCTCCGGAGTTTAGCGCAAAGAAATCAAAAAAAGCATGCAAATAA
- a CDS encoding carbohydrate-binding protein, whose protein sequence is MPKKLKKIIKLCSMVFVIGILTLLLPEKGAADYPIFSQRFTADPAAVVYNGRLYIYCSHDSDATPGQSTYNIPDITCISTDDLKNWTDHGEVFNAKRDSRWASVSWAPSIVYRNNKFYLYYGNGGNGIGVAVSDSPTGPFKDPLPGPLVSWNTPGVQPAQNMWLFDPGVFVDDDGQAYMYFGGNGQNNIRVIKLGNDMISTVGSAMTMSAPRFFEAAYMHKYNGKYYFSYASDFSQGASKIEYMMSDKPTTGFQYKGVILPQPPDNYSNNNHHAIVEYKGNWYVVYHNRTVAKQRGLDPVYQRNVCIDQMFYNADGTIKQVVPTVDGLKQLKYVDPYTKNLAVTMHKESGIETEECSEGGRNVAFIENGDWIQVKGVDFGNVGPTSFEARVASATNGGNIEIRLDSPTGTLIGTCKVEGTGDWQKWVTKTCSVSKVTGVHDLFFRFTGGSGYLFNFSWWKFNSDATPTPTPPPQPSTVPVTERSAFSKIEVEDFNDIKSSTIQKIGTPNGGSGIGYIENGDWLAYKNIDFGNGATTFKALVASTLSPNIELRLDSPTGTLIGTLKVAATGGFNAYEEQSCNISKVTGKHDLYLVFSGAVNIDWFTFGGSSGIIKRGDTNSDGKINSTDVTALKRHLLRVTQLTGDNLANADVNGDGNVNSTDLLLLKRYILGEIENFPI, encoded by the coding sequence ATGCCAAAAAAACTGAAAAAAATAATTAAGTTATGCAGCATGGTATTCGTTATCGGCATCTTAACATTATTACTGCCTGAAAAAGGGGCTGCCGATTATCCGATTTTCTCACAGCGTTTTACTGCAGACCCAGCCGCAGTCGTGTACAACGGAAGACTTTATATTTATTGTTCCCATGACTCGGATGCCACACCCGGCCAGTCCACTTACAACATCCCGGATATAACCTGTATATCCACAGATGATTTGAAAAACTGGACCGACCATGGAGAAGTGTTTAATGCAAAAAGAGATTCCAGGTGGGCTTCGGTGTCCTGGGCACCGTCAATTGTCTATCGCAACAACAAGTTTTATTTGTATTACGGTAACGGAGGAAACGGAATCGGAGTTGCTGTAAGCGACAGTCCGACAGGACCTTTCAAAGATCCTCTTCCGGGTCCGTTGGTAAGCTGGAATACCCCCGGAGTACAGCCTGCACAAAATATGTGGCTGTTTGACCCCGGTGTTTTTGTTGATGATGACGGACAGGCTTATATGTACTTTGGTGGAAACGGACAAAACAATATCAGAGTTATTAAGTTGGGCAATGATATGATAAGCACGGTAGGTTCAGCTATGACGATGTCTGCTCCGAGATTTTTCGAGGCAGCATATATGCATAAGTATAATGGAAAATATTATTTTTCCTATGCCAGCGATTTCTCTCAAGGTGCATCTAAGATTGAATATATGATGAGCGACAAGCCTACCACAGGTTTTCAATATAAAGGGGTAATATTGCCGCAGCCACCCGACAACTATAGTAATAATAACCATCATGCTATCGTTGAGTATAAAGGCAATTGGTATGTTGTGTATCACAACAGGACTGTGGCAAAACAGCGTGGACTGGACCCGGTATATCAGAGAAATGTTTGTATTGATCAGATGTTTTATAACGCCGACGGTACCATAAAGCAGGTTGTTCCAACGGTAGATGGCTTGAAACAGCTCAAATATGTAGATCCTTACACAAAAAATTTAGCTGTAACCATGCATAAGGAATCCGGTATTGAGACTGAAGAATGCAGTGAAGGCGGACGTAATGTGGCATTTATTGAAAACGGAGATTGGATTCAAGTCAAAGGAGTTGATTTCGGAAATGTAGGCCCAACCAGTTTTGAAGCCAGAGTCGCCAGTGCTACAAACGGCGGAAACATTGAAATAAGACTGGATAGTCCTACAGGAACTCTGATTGGCACATGCAAAGTTGAAGGAACCGGAGACTGGCAGAAATGGGTAACCAAAACCTGTTCCGTCAGCAAGGTAACCGGTGTTCACGATTTGTTCTTCAGGTTTACGGGGGGAAGCGGTTATCTGTTTAATTTCAGCTGGTGGAAATTCAACTCAGACGCAACCCCAACCCCAACCCCTCCCCCCCAACCTTCAACTGTACCTGTAACTGAAAGAAGTGCTTTTTCGAAAATAGAAGTGGAAGATTTCAATGACATTAAGTCTTCCACAATACAAAAAATCGGCACTCCCAACGGCGGAAGCGGCATAGGATATATTGAAAACGGAGACTGGCTGGCGTATAAAAATATTGACTTCGGAAACGGTGCGACCACCTTTAAGGCATTGGTTGCAAGTACCCTTTCTCCAAATATTGAACTTCGATTAGACAGCCCGACGGGAACACTTATAGGAACATTGAAAGTAGCAGCGACCGGCGGTTTTAACGCATACGAAGAACAAAGCTGCAACATCAGCAAAGTTACAGGAAAACATGACTTGTATCTTGTATTTTCCGGTGCCGTAAATATTGACTGGTTTACTTTTGGCGGCAGTAGTGGCATAATTAAACGAGGCGATACAAACAGCGACGGAAAAATCAACTCGACAGACGTCACAGCACTCAAGAGACATTTGCTCAGAGTAACCCAGCTTACAGGCGATAATCTTGCCAACGCAGATGTCAACGGGGACGGAAATGTTAACTCTACAGATCTTCTTCTGCTTAAACGATATATATTAGGGGAAATAGAAAATTTCCCGATATAA